The following nucleotide sequence is from Streptomyces pactum.
GCAGGCCGGCGGCCAGCCCGGTCACGGACGTCAGAGTGCCCACTACGCCGCGCCCGAGACGCTGCCCGGCGGGGCGCCCCGCCGCCCGGCGGGGGCGCCGCGCGGCCACGGGTCGGGCGGTGGCGGCCGGGGGCCGAACGTCAAGGGGCTGCTGATCGGCGCGATAGCCGTGGTGGCGGTGGTCATCGCCGGGATCGGGGTGGCGCTGATCAACAACGGCTCCGACGACAAGGAGCCGCAGGCGGAGGGCACCAGCACCCCGACCGCCGCGGAGACGGTGGAGCCGGCCGACCCGCCGACCAAGGCCAAGTCGCCCAAGCCGCAGCCGCTGCCGACCAAGGACGCCCGCGAGCTGACCCTGGGCGGCGGTGCCACCCCGGCCAATGCCGTCGAGGGCGCGAAGTCGGAGGGCGGCACCTACGTCGCCGGCATCGACAAGCCGGGCGCCTCCGCCACCTGGAGCGTGAACGTCGACAAGCCCGGTACGTACCGGCTGTACGTCGGGTACGGGGTGCCGGGCGAGGACCAGAGCCTGTCGCTCAGCGTGAACAGCGGGGAGAACCGCTCGCTGAACATGGCGAACTGGGCCAAGGCCGGGAAGGGCGACTGGGCCAAGGGCTGGACCCACACCTACGCGATCGTGGAACTCAACGAGGGCACGAACACGGTGGTGATCTCCTGCCAGGCGGGGGACAAGTGCCAGGTCAACCTCGACCAGGTGTGGCTGCAGAAGTGACGCCCGCCCCGGGGCGCGGCGCGGGGCGGCCCGCCGCCGGGTAGAGCCGCCCGGGCCCCGGCGCGGCGGGGGATCCGGCGCGCGGGGGTTCCTGCGCGCGGGGGCCCCAGGGCCGCCGGGTCGGCCGGGCCCGCCGGCGCCGCCGGGTGGTGGTGCGCCGGCGGACCGGGTGCCGGTGTCCGGTGCGGAGGGAAGCGGGGGCCGGGGCGGCTCAGGACCCGCCGTCCGCGGTCACCGGATCCCCGGCCGCGTTCCCGTTCCCGGTCCGGGTTCCGGCCGCGTTCCCGGTTCCGGCCGTGTTCGCCGAGGGCTCCGGCGCGGTCCCGTCGGCCGCGGCGGCCTCCCCGTCCAGCAGGCCGATGAAGTGCGCGACCGTCCGGGCCATCGCGTCCCGGGCGGGAGCCAGGTACCGGCGCGGGTCCACCACCCCTGGGTGACCGGCGAGGTGGGCCCGGACCGCGCCGGTGAAGGCGGTGTTCAGCGCCGTACCGATGTTGATCTTCACCATGCCGGCGGTGACGGCCCGCCGCAGCTCCGCGTCCGGCACGCCGGAGGAACCGTGCAGCACCAGTGGCACCGGCACCGCCCGGCGCAGCCGCCGGATCAGCCCGTGGTCCAGCGCCGCGGTCCGTTCGGTCATGGCGTGTGAGCTGCCCACCGCGACCGCGAGCGCGTCCACCCCGGTCGCCGCCGCGTACCCGGCGGCCTCCTCCGGGTCGGTCCGCACCCCGGGGGCGTGCGCGTCGAGCGGCGGCTCGCCGTCCTTGCCGCCCACCCGGCCCAGCTCGGCCTCGACCCAGACGCCGTGCTCGTGCCCCCAGCGCACCGCGTCCGCGGTGGCCGCGACGTTCCGCGCGTACGGCAGGGCGGAGGCGTCGAACATCACCGACCCGAAACCGTGCGCCGGCGCCGACCGCAGCAGCTCCACGCTCGTCACGTGGTCGAGGTGGAGGGCGAGCGGCACGTCGGCGGCGTGGGCCACCTCGGCCATCGCGGCGGCCAGCGGACCGAGCCGGCCGCCGTGGAACCGCACCGCGTTCTGGGAGACCTGGAGCACGGCGGGCCGGCCGGTGGCCTCCGCCCCGGCGGCGATCGCCTCGGCGTGCTCCAGGGTGATGACGTTGAACGCGGCCACACCGCGCCCGGCGGCCCGGGCTGCTGCGACCAGTTCGGCCGTGGCGACGAGAGGCATACGGTTCCCCAATCCGGGCCGCGGCCGGCCCGTCGGTCGGACCGCGGTGTCACCGCGGTCCGGTGAGCGGGTGGTGGGTGTCGGTGTACGCGGGTGCCGGCGCGGTGGCGACGGCGACCACGCGGGAGGTCCGGCGGGGTGCCGGGTGCGGTGCCCGGCGGCCGGTTCGGCGGGGCCGACAGGTGCCGCGGGGCCGGTGGGACGGCGGGGCGGACGCGTGGCCGGGCCGGCGGGGGCGGCCGCGCGGGGGCACGCCCGGGCCGGCTCACGCCGCCGCCTGCTGTGCGGTGACGGTGACCCGGGGCAGCAGCTCCTCGTAGGTCGTGCGGTCGAACTCGCCCGCCGCCACGGCCCGTACGGTCGCCGCGGAGAGGGCCACCGCGCGGGCCAGCCGCTCCGGCCAGGGCAGCCCCTCCACCAGGCCGGACAGCAGCCCGGCCACCGCGGAGTCCCCGGCACCGGTCGGGTTGCCGGACAGCCGGCGCGGCGGCGCGGCCCGCCAGACGCCCTCCGAGGTGACCAGCAGCATCCCGTCCGGGCCGAGCGAGGCGGCGACCGCGTGCGCCCCGCGCCGCCGGGTGTCGCGGGCGGCGCGCATCGGTTCGGTGGAGCCGGTCAGCCCGGCCAGCTCCTCGGCGTTGGGCTTGACCAGGTCGGGCCGGGCGGCGATGCCCCGCCGCAGCGGCTCGCCGCTGGTGTCGAGGAGGACCGGTACCCGGGCGGCGTGCGCCTCCCGGACCAGCTGGGCGTAACTGCCCACCGGCAGCCCCGGCGGCAGGCTGCCGCAGAGCGCGACCGCCGAGGCGTCGCGGAGCAGCGCGGTGTAGCGGTCGGTGAAGGCGTCCCACTCGGCGACGGTGACCTGCGGTCCGGGCTCGTTGAGCTGGGTGGTGTCACCGGACGCGGCGTCCACCACGCTCACCGTGCGGCGGGTGGCGCCGGCCACCGGGACCAGCGCGTCGGTGACCTGGCCGGACTCCGCGAGCAGCCGGCGCAGCGCGTCGCCGGTGCCGCCGCCGACGAAGCCGGTGACCACCGCGCGGTGGCCGAGCGAGGCGAGCACCCGGGCCACGTTGAGGCCCTTGCCGCCGGGCCGTTCGACGACCTCCGTGACGCGGTGCGTGCCGTGGGGCCGGAGCCGGGGCACCCGGTAGGTGATGTCGAGGGCAGCGTTGAGTGTGACCGTGAGGATCACCCTGGTGTCCCCTCTCCCATGGCTCTTCCCGGCTCTCCCCGTCGTCCCGGACGGATGCGTGCGCCAGCGATCATGCCACTGAGCAACCGGGCGGGCGACCCCTCGTACCCGCTCTGTTATCTCCCCCTCACCCGCGGTCGAGGGGGCCGGAGCGCGGGCCCCGGCCGGTGCACCGGGGCCGTCGACGGACCTCCGGGAGCGAGGTCCGGGACGCGGCCGACCCGGTTCCGGGGCCCCTCCTGGTCCGGGGCGGGGAGCGCCCCGGACCCGGGCGTCCGTACCGGTCACCGGATACGGGACACCGGTTTCCGGACGTCCGCCAGGTGCCGCACGGTGTCCGGGCGGGTGCCGGGGCCGTACGCGCCCGGGTGACCTCGGCACCCGGGCGGCCCGATCCGGGGCGGCCGCCCGGGGCACCGGACCGCCTTCCGGAGGTACGCGGGTCGCGATCCGGGCGTACGCCGGACGTATGGCGGGACATCGGGGTTCCACGTCCAGGTCTCGCCGTGTACGTCCGGAGTCCGGCCGTGCACGTCCGGGTTGGGTGGCCGTTCGTCCGGGGTCCGGCCGCCACGGGACGTGCCCGATGCGCCGTACCCGACGGGCCGCGGGCGGGCGGACCACCGGCCGGTGCGCGGGCGGGCCGGCCCCGGGCGGAGCGGCCACGGACCGGGCGGGGCGGCCCGCCCTTCCGCGTCGGGCTCCGCTGCCCCGCACGTACCGGGCCGGTCCGGGCGGCCCCCCGACCGTCCGGACCGATCGCCGTCCGTGGTGCCCGGGGCCGGGCGGCCCGCGCCGGCCCGCCCTGCCCGCGCCGGGACGGTCACCGCCGGCCCGGCCCGGTACCGCGCCGGGCCCCGGCCGGGGAGGCGGTGGCCGGTGGGGTCAGGCGGTGGAGCCGGCGGGGGCGGGTTCGACCAGCCACTCGCCGTGGCGCATGACCCCGGCCACCCGGTACTCCGTGTCCAGCACCACCAGGTCGGCATCCTTGCCCGGCTCCAGCGAGCCGGTGCGGTCGGCGATGCCCAGCAGCCGCGCCGGGGTGCCGGACAGGGCGCGTACCGCCTGCTCCACGGAGAGCCCGTCGATCGTCACCGCGCGCCGGAACGCCCGGTCCAGGGTGAGGGTGGAGCCGGCGATGGAGCCGGCGGTGGGGCCGTCGCTGATCCGGGCGACCCCCTCCTTGACCTCGACCCGCATCGGCCCGAGCGGGTACATCCCGTCGGCCATCCCGGCCGCCCCCATGGCGTCGGTGATGAACGCGACCCGGTCCGCGCCGGCCCGGTGGAAGGCGAGCTGGAGCACCGAGGGGTGCAGATGGGTGCCGTCGTTGATCAGCTCCACGGTGACCCGCGGGTCCTCCAGCAGCGCGGCGACCGGGCCGGGCGCGCGGTGCAGCAGGGAGGGCATCGCGTTGAACAGATGGGTGGCGACCGTGGCCCCCGCCTCCACGGCGTCCAGGGTGGCCTCGTACGCCGCGTCGGTGTGCCCCACCGCGGCGATCACCCCCTGCTCCGCGAGCAGCCGCACCGAGTCCAGGCCGCCGGGGAGTTCCGGTGCCAGGGTCATCATCCGGGCGGCGCCGCGGGCCGCGTCGGTCAGCTTCCGCACGTCGGCGGGGTCCGGGTCCCGCAGCAGCTCCGGCTGGTGGGCGCCGCAGCGGTGCGGGGAGATGAACGGCCCCTCGAAGTGGATGCCGGCCAGGTCGCCCTGCTCCACCAGCTCGGCCAGGGCGGCCGCCTGGCGGGCGAGGTCGTCCAGGTCACCGGTGACCGTGGACGCCAGCATGGTGGTGGTGCCGTGTGCCCGGTGGGTACGGACGACGGTCAGCGCCTCCTCCGCGGTCCCGGCGGAGAAGGACGCGCCGCCGCCGCCGTGCACGTGGATGTCGATGAAGCCGGGCACCACCCAGTGGCCGGTCAGGTCCACCGTGCGGGCGTCGCCGCCGTCCGCGCCGGAGGCCGTGCCGGTGCCGGGGGCGGGGGAGCCGGCGGACGCGCCCGCGTCCGGCGCCTCCGTGGCGACGATGCGCCGCCCCTCGACCGTCACCCGTCCGCCCTCCACGACACCGGACGGCAGCACCACCCGGGCGCCCGCGAGTACCGTTCGTTGGTCCATCAGGGGGTTACCTCCGTGGAGAGAAGATCCCAGGCGAGCAGCCCTGCGCCCAGGCATCCGGCGGTGTCCCCGAGGGCCGCGGGGACGATGGAGGGGAGACGCTGGAAGGTGATCCGGTCCGCGACCGCGGTCCGCAGCGGCGCGAAGAGCGTCTCGCCCGCCTCGGCGAGTCCCCCGCCGATGATCAGCATCTCCGGGTCGAGCAGGGTGACCGCGGTGACCAGCCCGTCGGCGAGCGCCCCCACCGCGTCCGTCCAGACGGCCAGCGCGCGCGGGTCGCCGGACCGGACGGCCTTGGCGCAGTCCGCGGCGTCCGCCGCCGGGTCGCCGCACGCGGCGGCCCAGGCGCCGCCCACCGCGGACGCCGACGCGAGCCGCTCCAGACAGCCGGACTGGCCGCAGCCGCAGGCCGGGCCGCCGGGCCGGACGACGATGTGCCCGATCTCCCCCGACGACCCGTGGGCACCCGGTTCGATGCGGCCGTCGATCCCGATCGCCCCGGCGATCCCGGTGCCCAGCGCCACGTAGAGGAAGCGGCCGGTGCCGTTGCCCGCGCCGATCCGGCCCTCGGCGAGCCCACCGGTGCGGACGTCGTGCCCCAGCGCGACCGGGACGCCGGCCAGCCGCTGCGAGAGCAGCGCGCGCAGCGGCACGTCCCGCCACCCGAGGTTGGCGGCGAAGACGGCGATGCCCCGGGCCTCGTCGATGACGCCCGGTACGCCCACCCCGGCCGCGGCGGCCGTCACTCCGTACCGCTGCTCACCGAGGGCGCGCAGTTCGTCGGCGAAGTCCAGGATCCGCGCGATGACGGCGTCCGGGCCGGCCTCGCGGCCGGTCGGCCGCCGGTCCTCGTGGAGCAGTTCGCCGTCCGCGGCGACCAGGGCGGCCTTCATTCCGGTGCCGCCTACATCGAGGGCGATGACGTGTTTCACGGGGAACAGTGTCGCCCGAGTGGCCGCGAGAGGTCTAGTCCATTCACCGGGTCCGTGTCGGCCGCTCCGTGGGCCGGCGGCCCCGGCCGGG
It contains:
- a CDS encoding carbohydrate-binding protein, which gives rise to MTAGNNGPGTPENDDPFAYLYRQEGDQPGQSGQSGQTGAAGARTGGYGYPGPGTHQPGVPRTSYNHVRAVGERSYGGQQSFVGQHGAPGHGQGGYGYPGPNQGYAPQGPQGPGQQAGGQPGHGRQSAHYAAPETLPGGAPRRPAGAPRGHGSGGGGRGPNVKGLLIGAIAVVAVVIAGIGVALINNGSDDKEPQAEGTSTPTAAETVEPADPPTKAKSPKPQPLPTKDARELTLGGGATPANAVEGAKSEGGTYVAGIDKPGASATWSVNVDKPGTYRLYVGYGVPGEDQSLSLSVNSGENRSLNMANWAKAGKGDWAKGWTHTYAIVELNEGTNTVVISCQAGDKCQVNLDQVWLQK
- a CDS encoding class II fructose-bisphosphate aldolase, with product MPLVATAELVAAARAAGRGVAAFNVITLEHAEAIAAGAEATGRPAVLQVSQNAVRFHGGRLGPLAAAMAEVAHAADVPLALHLDHVTSVELLRSAPAHGFGSVMFDASALPYARNVAATADAVRWGHEHGVWVEAELGRVGGKDGEPPLDAHAPGVRTDPEEAAGYAAATGVDALAVAVGSSHAMTERTAALDHGLIRRLRRAVPVPLVLHGSSGVPDAELRRAVTAGMVKINIGTALNTAFTGAVRAHLAGHPGVVDPRRYLAPARDAMARTVAHFIGLLDGEAAAADGTAPEPSANTAGTGNAAGTRTGNGNAAGDPVTADGGS
- a CDS encoding 1-phosphofructokinase family hexose kinase codes for the protein MILTVTLNAALDITYRVPRLRPHGTHRVTEVVERPGGKGLNVARVLASLGHRAVVTGFVGGGTGDALRRLLAESGQVTDALVPVAGATRRTVSVVDAASGDTTQLNEPGPQVTVAEWDAFTDRYTALLRDASAVALCGSLPPGLPVGSYAQLVREAHAARVPVLLDTSGEPLRRGIAARPDLVKPNAEELAGLTGSTEPMRAARDTRRRGAHAVAASLGPDGMLLVTSEGVWRAAPPRRLSGNPTGAGDSAVAGLLSGLVEGLPWPERLARAVALSAATVRAVAAGEFDRTTYEELLPRVTVTAQQAAA
- the nagA gene encoding N-acetylglucosamine-6-phosphate deacetylase gives rise to the protein MDQRTVLAGARVVLPSGVVEGGRVTVEGRRIVATEAPDAGASAGSPAPGTGTASGADGGDARTVDLTGHWVVPGFIDIHVHGGGGASFSAGTAEEALTVVRTHRAHGTTTMLASTVTGDLDDLARQAAALAELVEQGDLAGIHFEGPFISPHRCGAHQPELLRDPDPADVRKLTDAARGAARMMTLAPELPGGLDSVRLLAEQGVIAAVGHTDAAYEATLDAVEAGATVATHLFNAMPSLLHRAPGPVAALLEDPRVTVELINDGTHLHPSVLQLAFHRAGADRVAFITDAMGAAGMADGMYPLGPMRVEVKEGVARISDGPTAGSIAGSTLTLDRAFRRAVTIDGLSVEQAVRALSGTPARLLGIADRTGSLEPGKDADLVVLDTEYRVAGVMRHGEWLVEPAPAGSTA
- a CDS encoding ROK family protein → MKHVIALDVGGTGMKAALVAADGELLHEDRRPTGREAGPDAVIARILDFADELRALGEQRYGVTAAAAGVGVPGVIDEARGIAVFAANLGWRDVPLRALLSQRLAGVPVALGHDVRTGGLAEGRIGAGNGTGRFLYVALGTGIAGAIGIDGRIEPGAHGSSGEIGHIVVRPGGPACGCGQSGCLERLASASAVGGAWAAACGDPAADAADCAKAVRSGDPRALAVWTDAVGALADGLVTAVTLLDPEMLIIGGGLAEAGETLFAPLRTAVADRITFQRLPSIVPAALGDTAGCLGAGLLAWDLLSTEVTP